One genomic region from Fimbriimonadaceae bacterium encodes:
- a CDS encoding ring-cleaving dioxygenase, translating into MSTHSIHHVTAVTAKIAENLAFYTQTLGLRLVKRSVNQDDVSAYHLFYADAVGSAGTDMTFFDWPMAARNVPGPGTIALTRFRVPEGSLDWWESRLNEAGASPALVSDSSILFGDPEGQALELTAEFGLQNGSIPWTAVVPESYAIGGILGVDLNSARPESTRAVLTQALGYQETSEGVFDAVDSEHQGQIRIVQTEADRLGRVGAGGVHHVAFRVSDEEELLQMRDRLDKLGLRNSGLIDRYYFKSLYFREPGGVLFEMATDGPGFASDEPMESLGERLALPPFLEPRRAEIEAGLKPLPEISATAR; encoded by the coding sequence ATGAGCACACATTCCATCCATCACGTCACTGCGGTCACCGCCAAGATTGCTGAGAACCTCGCTTTCTACACCCAGACCCTCGGCTTGCGGCTAGTCAAGCGAAGCGTCAATCAGGACGACGTGTCCGCTTACCACCTTTTCTATGCCGACGCTGTTGGCTCAGCCGGAACCGATATGACCTTCTTCGACTGGCCAATGGCAGCTCGAAACGTTCCCGGTCCAGGCACGATCGCTTTGACCCGCTTCCGAGTGCCCGAAGGCTCTTTGGATTGGTGGGAGTCCCGCCTGAATGAAGCCGGGGCCTCTCCTGCACTGGTGTCTGATAGCAGCATCCTCTTTGGTGATCCCGAAGGGCAGGCCCTCGAACTAACCGCAGAATTTGGGCTCCAAAACGGCTCTATCCCGTGGACGGCCGTTGTTCCCGAAAGCTACGCAATCGGCGGCATTCTCGGGGTCGACCTGAACAGCGCACGGCCTGAATCCACAAGAGCTGTGCTTACTCAGGCGCTTGGCTATCAAGAAACAAGCGAAGGGGTTTTTGATGCTGTCGATAGCGAGCATCAAGGTCAAATACGCATTGTACAGACCGAGGCCGACCGCTTGGGCCGTGTCGGTGCAGGTGGGGTCCACCATGTGGCATTTCGAGTGAGCGACGAGGAAGAGCTTCTGCAAATGCGTGATCGGCTGGACAAGTTAGGCTTGCGAAACTCTGGCCTCATTGACCGCTACTACTTCAAGAGCCTCTACTTCCGCGAGCCTGGCGGAGTGCTGTTTGAGATGGCAACCGACGGCCCCGGCTTTGCCTCCGACGAGCCGATGGAATCGCTTGGAGAAAGACTGGCGCTGCCGCCATTTCTTGAGCCGCGAAGAGCTGAGATTGAAGCTGGACTGAAACCGTTGCCTGAGATCAGTGCAACGGCAAGGTAA